GAATTTTGGTTGTTCTTTTTGAGCAGCAAAATTCTGCGCTAAACCTACTAGAGTTTCAGCCATACTACTGTCATAAGGTTCCCAATTCAGGAAATCCAGAATCTTGATTCTGTGCCTGGTAACTATAGATCCAACGTAGCTGGTCAATGAAGTAGGGGGCTCAACGCTTAAGGTTTTAGCAACATGGTTGATATCTCGTTTTCCAAATTGGGCAGAACTGAAAAAGCGAGCTCGAGATCTGAAGTAACCAAGCTGCAAAACAAAGCCAATTCTGCTTTCGATCGGATGAATTCGAGTGATGCTTGATTTCAGTTCAGATGGAATCGAGAAGTAACGTTGACGATCTTCCTTGGAAAACTTAGGAGGGGTGTCGAACAACTGTCTTTCTGCGTCGTTCAAAATATTGATAACTGGCATATCACTACGCTCTTATTGTTATGGTGCGTAATTACTTATCGGTACTCAGCAAGAAAAGCTTAGTATCGGGTGAGCCAGCCCCATAAATAGCAAAACCGCACAAGGCGGTTTTAATGCGAGACGAAAGTTAGTAAGGCTTTGTCTCTGTATAGCGCCTCCCCCAGAAGCCGTGTTTAGAGTATGAAAGCGAGTGCGATATGTCAACGATTCGCGCCACTCATGTTTATCGGCTTTCATGAGTAAACAGACAATACATTTGTCCACCGGTAGAGTATGAGAAGAAATATTTAATGTGGCTGGAAAGTGTCTAGTTAACTAGTGGCGATTCAGATCGTGTCTTTTGCTAACCAATGTTCGATGGCTGTTTTAGACAGACGAACGCCACTTTCATAGCTATTGAGTATTGGTTCTTTCTTTCTAGTCAGTCTGGATGTTTTTAGCTCTGGTGGCGGACAGACCTCTACGATATCTATATCTTCTGGAGGATTGCGTATCATCGATAATGCTTCATTGTAATTTTGTACTCGAGACTGAAACAGGGAGCTAAGTTGAGCATATTTGAGTCCTAGGTAAAGATCGCCCAGACTGATTTTTTTCGAGTAACTCATGGAGCGTGAGCGTATGACCATTATTTTTTTAGCTCCGCGCTGAATTGCTTCGCGAATAGGAAGCGGATCTGCTAGCCCTCCATCACTTAGCTCAAGCCCATCAACGATCGGAAACCGACGAAAGATAAGAGGCAAAGCACTGGAAGCTAACAGTATGTTCTCGATGTTGGGCGTTTTGCCTGAAAAGTACACCGGGCGACCTTGGTGAATATCGGTAGCAACAACAATAAATTCTCCGGTAGTTTCTTGAATGCGGGGAATATTCAAGCGTATTTCTTTAATAGTGATATCCCAAAGCCAGTCTAGGTCAATCAAGTGGCCACCCTTTAAAAAGCGCCATAGATTGATAAAGTCAGGCCTTAATGCATAGTCAGTATAAATTTTAAGGTTTCGTTCCGGCATGCCAGCCAAAAAGGCTGCTAGATTAGCGGCACCTGCGGATACACCAATATAAAGGTCAAATGGCCTAAACTCTTCTGCGAGAAAACCGTCCAAAACCCCGGTGGAGAATGCACCTCGCATTGCCCCCCCTTCAACAATTAATGCAGTTTTAGTTTGACTCATAGTTGACACGATAGGAAGTTATCAGCAGGTTCAAACCATTTTTGGCCATGCTCACCTAATACAGATTGATAATACTTTATCCGTTCCAGGATATGCGCCAAGCCAAGCTCTTTTGCATAAAACATAGGGCCTCCCTTGCTCGCTGGAAAGCCGTAACCATTGACGAATACCAAATCAATATCGCTGGCACGATAAGCAATGCCCTCATTTAAAATTTTGATTGCTTCATTGATCATGGAGAATAGACAGCGTTCAACAATTTCTTCGTCAGAAATCTTTCGTTGTGTAATATTCAATGCCTCAGCGGTTTCTTTTGCGAGCGCAAGCACTTCTGGGTCATCAATACGATCACGCCCTTCATAAATATAAAATCCGCGACCTGTCTTTTGGCCATAGCGTTCAAGTTGATAGAGTTTATCGCAGATGATTTGATAGCTTGGGTCATGTTCTAACTGAGCTCTGATTCCCTCTCGGGCAAAAAAGCCGACATCAATACCGGCCAGATCAATGACCGAACAAAAACCCATGGCAAACCCGAAGTCCGTTAGTGCCTTATCGACTTGAGCAGGGCTGGCGCCTTCAAGTACGAGTCTTGATGCTTCTCTACCATAAGGCTCGAACATTCGATTGCCAATAAAGCCCCAGCAAACGCCTGAAATAACCGGGACTTTTTTGATCGTATGTGCAATTTTCAGGGTGCTCAGTAGTACATCGTCTGCGGTGGCATCAGCACGTACAATTTCGAGCAAACGCATGATGTTAGCCGGGCTGAAAAAGTGTAAACCGATGACATCTTTCGGGCGTTTGGTGACCGCTGCAATCTCATTGACATCTAAATAAGATGTATTAGTTGCCAAAATCGCACCGGGTTGACAGGTCTCATCGAGTTGTTTGAATACCGACTTTTTAATCTCAATATTTTCAAAAACCGCTTCGATCACCAAATCAGCTTCACGTAAGTCGCTATAAGATAGAGAACCCTGAATGTAGCTCAGATTGTTATCGATCTGCTCTTGGGTAAGCTTGCCCTTTTTAAGAGTATAGCCATAATTTTTTCGAATATTCTCCAGGCCCCTGTCTAAAGCTTCTTGTTTTAGCTCTAACAAAATGACCTGAAATCCAGCATTGGCGAAGTTCATGGCGATACCCGCACCCATTGTGCCTGCCCCAATAATACCGACTGTTTGGATGTCACGAACCGGGGTGGTGGGGTCAAGCCCTGGAATGGATTCGGCAGCTTGCTTAGCTGAAATCAAATATTGTGCTGCGCGTTCTTCAAAGTGATTATTCATCATGCGTCTTTCTCTGTTGTGCGGATAACCATGAGCCGTAGTTCGGTCATATCTTCAATGGCGTATTTAATACCTTCACGGCCGAGGCCACTGTCTTTCACGCCGCCATAAGGCATGTGGTCGACCCGCCAGGAGGGCACATCGCCGATCACGACGCCTCCAACTTCCAAGGTTTCCCAGGCTTTTTGTGCTTTATACAGATCTCGGGTAAAAATCCCTGCCTGCAAGCCAAATTTACTGTCATTAATCTCTTCCAGTACTGCATTGAAGTCGCTGAATGAGTCGAGTATTGCAACGGGGCCAAATGCTTCTTCATCTCGGATGGCTTGACCTGCACTGACATTTTCCAGCAGCGTTGCTTGGAGCATACTGCCGCTACGCTCGCCGCCACAAAGCAAACGAGCGCCCGCATGTAGGGCTTCCTGAATCCAGAGATCAAGACGAGTGGCTTCGTTTTCACTAATCATCGGGCCGATAAAGGTTTGTGGGTCTTTCGGGTCGCCCATTTTCAAGGCGGTGGTTGCTTCAATGATCTTTTCTTTAAAAGTGTCATACACGCTTTCATGCACGTAGATACGCTGAACGCCAATACAGCTTTGTCCCGACTGATAAAATGCGCCAAACACAATACGGGTGATGGCATCATCTAACTCGGCATCATGATCCACTACACAGGCTGCATTGCCACCCAGTTCCAATACAACGGGCTTTTTGCCAGCTTTGGCTTTTAAGGCCCAGCCGACATCGGGTGAGCCGGTGAAGCTTAGTAATTTCAAACGCTCATCTTCAGTGAATAAATCTGCGCCATCCCGTCGACAAGGTAAGATGGAAAATGCGCCTTTAGGTAAATTCGTTTCTGCTAAAATCTCTCCAATAATCAAGGCGCCAATCGGCGTTAGGCTGGCAGGTTTTAGAATAAAAGGGCAGCCAGCTGCAATGGCGGGTGCGACTTTATGTGCAACCAGATTTAAGGGGAAGTTAAAGGGGCTGATGAAAGAGCAGGGGCCAATCGGTACACGTTTGGTCATGCCTGAGTAGCCCTTTGCTCGGGCGCTGATATCCATCGGGATCACTTCACCGCCAATACGAGTCGCTTCTTCGGCAGCGATTTTAAACGTATCGATTAAGCGTGTGACTTCGCCTTTGGCATCATTAATGGGCTTGCCTGCTTCCACGCATAAGGCATAGGCCAACTCATCAAAGCGTTCTGTAAAACGTTTAACGCAATGTTCCAGTACTGCCTGACGCTCAAAAGCCGCCATGTTTCGCATTGGCTCACTGGCAGCTTGTGCCGCAGCAATAGCTTGATCAATGGTTTGGTTATCTGCCATTGCAACACAGGTCGCTGTTTCACCCGAGTACTTATCCAGCACCTTCAGATCTTCATTTGCAAAAATGGCTTCATTCGCCAGATAGTAGGGGTAAGCCTTGTTTAACATAGAATCTTTTCCAATGCAGTGCGGATGGATTCAGGAATTGGAACGGGTTTTTGCGTAACTCTGTCAACAAACACATGGACAAAATGCCCCTGTGCCGCGGCAAGTTGTTCGCCTTCTTTAAAGATGGCAATACCATACTGAACAGAGCTATTGCCCAAGCGGTCGACACGTAGCCCGGCTTCGATTTTATCGGGGTAGGCAACGGCACTGTGGTATTCACAAGCCGAACTCACAACATAGCCAATTGCTGGGCTATTCACTATATCCAACCCACCTTCTTCGATCAGATAACAGTTAGCAGCGGTATCAAAATAGGAATAATAGGTGACATTATTCACGTGCCCGTAGGCATCGTTATCACTCCAGCGCGTGGTGATGGTGTTAAACACTTTATAGGCCTCGCGGCTATCAATCTGTTTTTTCATTTTAGCGTTCTTCTATTATGGTTTTCTTTTATAAAAGTGTTATTTGCTTTGTATCGTACAAGTGTGGCTAGGCATAAGCAGCTTGATAAATAGCAAGGGCATCCTGCTCTATGACCTCGCGAGGGTTATTGACCAGCAAGCGCGTTTGCAGCATGGCATCTTCAGCCAGCTTGGGTAAAAAGCTCTCGGGGATGTTCATTTCTTTTAGTGTGCTTGTTAAACCCAAGTCTTTAATCATGGCTTCAATTCCGCTAATCAATTGCTCGCTGATATGTGTATCACTGCCCGAAAAGGATTGTTCAGGAAAGATACAAGGTGCTAGCTCGGCGTAAAATGCTGCAGCGTCATTCAAGTTAAAACGCATAACATGTGGCAGTACCAATGAGTTGCTTAAACCGTGAGGAATATGGAAATGTCCGCCTAAGGGATAGGCCAGGGCGTGTACCGCAGCTACGGGCGAATTAGCAAAAGCCTGACCGGCCATCATGGCGCCCAGGAGCATTTTCTCACGAGCTTTGATATCGGAGCCTTGATGTGTCGCTGTTTTAATATTTGCAGCCAATAAATGCAGCGCTTCCTTGGCCATTAAATCGGACATCGGGTTCTTCTTATGTGCACTGGTGTAGGCTTCAATGGCATGAACCATCGCATCGATTCCGGTAGCGGCCGTGACATGAGGTGGCAGGCCGGTTGTCAGGCTGGCATCAAGGATTGCAATGTCGGGTAAAAACAAAGGGGTGACAGCCCCCATTTTAGTGGTTTCACCCGTGGTCACGATAGATACCTGCGTTACTTCTGAGCCAGTGCCAGCCGTAGTAGGAATTTGTATAAGAGGGAGGCGCTTGCCTTTGGCATTACCGACTCCGTATATATCTGCAAGGGTCTGCTCAGAATCTGGGTGAGCTAATAAGGCGACAATTTTAGCCACGTCCATAGAACTACCACCACCAAAGCCAATAATGACATCCGGTTTTACTTCTTTGGCGAGTGCAAGGGCTTTCAGCACCACGGCTTCTGACGGATCCGCCTCAACCTCGCTGAAGATTTCTACCGGAAGTTTGGCTTGAACAATACTTTGAGTTGCTTCCTGCAAAAGGCCTAGCTTAACTATACTTGGGTCGCTGACAAGCATGACAGATTCAAAGCCCTGTTCCTGGCAAATCTTAGCTAAACGTGAAGCAGCACCAGACTCGCAAATAATGTGCTGAGCGGTAGAAAAGGTAAATGCTTGCATATGTGCCTCAACAATTAACATTCCCTCTAGCTTTGCTAACAGGATAGCGAAACTAAAAGGTAAAAAATTAAAAAGAAAAATGCTCGGAGTCGAGTTTCATCAAGTTATCCGCGCCACTCAACAAGCCAGCCTTGTGAGTCTGTGTCCTTGGTAGTATGCGAGAAAAATAAAACTCCGCTGTTGTTATTTTGCTTAGATAAAAATCTACATCCGAGCTACCGGCATCAATTTGCTCTTGCGCCTTGGCTGCCATTTGTAGCCAAAAGTAACCCAAACAGACGTATGCTGAGTATTGCAAGAAGTCAACTGACATTGCGCCAATTTCTTCAGGGTTTTCGTGAGCCTTCGTTTGTGCATGTTTAAATATAGATTGCCATTCTGAAAGTATCTCCTGAAGAGGCATTATCAAATGATTCAGCTTAGATTCTTGTGTGCGGCAAAATGATCTGATTTTTTCAACAAGTTTATTTAGTGTTCGGCCTTTGTTATGCAAATTTTTTCGGCCAATAAAGTCCAGAGCCTGGATTCCGTTTGTACCTTCATAAATCATTAATATACGGCTGTCGCGCATTAACTGCTCCATACCCCACTCACGAATAAAACCATGCCCCCCATATATCTGAACACCCAGACTGCTGACTTCCTGGCTAACATCTGTTAAGAACGATTTTACAATGGGGATAAAGAAAGCAAGCAGCTGACCATTTTCTTTGTGCTTCTCTGGCGCACTTTCAAAACGCTCTAAATCTAACAGCGTTGCAACATAGTAGGACATCATACGACAGCCTTCTGTAAGTGCCTTTTGTGTAAGCAGCATACGCCGCACGTCTGGGTGGACAATAATCGGATCGGCAGGTTTATCGGGGTATTTTGAGCCAGTTAAAGAGCGAGATTGTAATCGCTCTTGTGCGTATTCTAGCCCTCCCTGGAAAGCCATTTCGGCAAGACCTAGGCCCTGCAAGCCTACCTGAAAGCGTGCGTCGTTCATCATGGTAAACATGCAAGCCAAACCATTATGCGCTTCACCTACCAACCAGCCTTTGGCTTCGTCGAAGTTCAGTACTGCCGTCGCAGAGGCTTTGATCCCCATTTTATGCTCAATTGAGCCACAGCTAACTGCATTGCGCTCTCCAGGGTTGCCATCAGCATCGGGAATATACTTAGGAACAACGAAGAGGCTGATACCCTTGCTACCGGAAGGGGCGTCAGGTAACCTTGCCAAAACTAAATGAACGATATTCTCAGTGAGATCATGTTCTCCAGCAGTGATGAAGATTTTAGTCCCTGATACCTTGTAAGAGCCATCCGAATTCGGTATTGCTTTAGTACGCAACAAGCCTAAGTCTGTTCCGGCATGAGGTTCCGTTAGGCACATTGTCCCAGCCCATGTACCGTTGACCATTTTTTCCAAATAGGTGTTTTTTAGTTCTTCATTACCATGTTTATAGATGGCTAAGGTATTGCCTTCTGTCAGACCGGGATACGTACGCCAGGACAAATTGGCAGACATGCACATCTCATGAAAGGGGGTTGCTAAACTGTTTGGTAAATTTTGGCCGCTAAACTCTTCCGGGGCGGTAAACGAAGCCCAACCATTATCGCAGTAATTTTCGTAGGCCTGTTTGAAACCGTCTGGCGTTGTTACCTGGCCATCCTTGAAAATCGCGCCGAGTTCATCACCTTGTCGATTAAAAGGCGCCAATTCTCTTTGCGCAAAGTCAGCTCCGGCAGACATCACAGCGTTAATAAAGTCATTATCGATATCCAGACCAAGATTTCGATAATGGTCCTCCAATTGAATAACTTCGCTGAGTACAAATTGCATATCACGCAAAGGGGCTTTGTAATCTGTCATAGTGATCTCATGAATATTCTGAATAGATTCACTTGACTATACCTATTAAGACTGTATTTTTATAATTTATATTTTGAATAAATGTATTTGTAATATGAATATCGCTAATTTTGATTTAAATCTGCTGCGTGCATTTGATGTGTTAATGAGGGAGCGGAATGTCTCTCTCGCTGCTGAACGAATGAACCTCAGTCAGCCCGCCATGAGCAATACCTTAAACCGGCTTCGTCAACTATTGGACGATCCGGTATTGGTTAGAACACGTAAAGGCATGCAACCCACCCCTAGAGCTATGAGCCTTGAACAACCCGTTCGTTCTGCGCTTCAAATCATTGAGCAAAGCCTGAGTACGCAACCTGAATTTAAACCAGAAACAGCTGAGCAAACCTTTCATATTGCTACTACTGACTACGTTGAACTGGCATTTCTACCGAAATTGCTGAAGCATATTAATGAGGTAGCCCCGAGTGTAAGACTTGAGATTCACGCTCTAGGCCCGGATATGCCCGAGGCCGAATTGGAAGGTGGACTGTATGACTTTGCTATTGGACGCTTCCCCTCGTTGCCTGCGCGCCTTAAGTCGGAGTTATGGTTGAGTGAGCAGCTTGTTTGCCTGGTACGAGATGATCACCCATCTCTTGAAGTTAATCGAGATAATCAAGCGTTTATCAGCCTTGAATGCTTTTTAAGAGTACCCCAGATTTGGGTTAATGGTGGGCAACGTGTTGGAGTTGTTGACAAATGGCTACTAGATAATAATTTATCCAGGAATGTTGCGCATACCACTCCTAGTTTTTTGATTGCGCCAAGCATCGTAGCCCAGACAGATATGCTGGTAGTCACACCGATGGCGATAGCAGAGCACTTTGCTCAACACTTAGCGCTTAAAATATTACTTATGCCAATGAAACTTGATCCGTTTGATCTGCAGATTCTATGGCACCCCTACCAGGCTAGCACGCCAGCACATGAATGGTTTTTAAAACAGCTAAGGGGTTTAGTGTAAAGACATTAGATATCAAGAGTATTTCTATATTGCTTTGGGGTTTGTTGTGTCCAGCTGAAAAATGCTTTATTAAAACTGGCTGTATGACTAAAACCGCATTTAAATGCGACTTCCCCCAAACTCAGGTTCGGATTAGACAGTGCACTAATCGCCATATTTAGCTGGTGCTCCTGATATAAACGTCGATAGCAGGTGCCGACGGCCTTGAGTTTCCTGCGCAAGGTTCTTGGTCCCATTTTTAGTTGATCTGCTATTTCGTCTAAATTGGGGAGTGTATTTTGACACTTTGCAAGTTCTGCCCGGACTAACCAATCTATATGTCCCGATTGAATTTGATTGATTTCCTCAAGATCCTTTTGACAAAGAGATAAGGATTGCCTGTATGTTATTTCGTTAGTAAGTGGAAGTGGCCTGCTTAATAGATTTACAGGCAGACATAGTCGACTGGAAGCTTGACCAAACTGGACTGGGTTGGCGCTGTATCGTTGGTAGTGCGTCTTATGAAGCGGCGGCGGGTAATGCAAATATATATCGGTGAAAGTAAAGCGCTGCCCTAATAAGTCGCTAATTTGACGTGATAAAGAAGCAATCAATATTTCAAAGCTGAACTGTTCGTTAACAGGGTAGGCAAGATTCTTTTTTTGGTTAATATTGATATGTAGGGTGTCACCAACTCTTTTCGGTATTAAATCAAATCGGCTACGTACCAGTAAGCGATAGTCATTCGCCACTTGCAATGCGTGTCCCAAGGTTGGAGAGCATATTAATGCCGATGTTAATATACTCCAACGCGACAAATTCAAGATTTTTCCAACCCGGAAACCCACACCGGGCTTTTGAATTAAGCGATAGATATTACGGTAAATCAGGTCAAACTGATTGTATGACACGCGGATGTCAGGACGCTTCATGTCTTCCTTTCTCAGACCTGTACCCAATAGCCATTCATGAGCCTTAAAGCCTTCCTGTCGCATGAATTGCTCGATTAAATTCAGTTCCGAAGCAGGGTAGATGGCGCGATCTGAAATCATTTTATTTCCAGGTAAAGAATTCTAATACGCCCTTAGTTTAAACGAATAGGACATTTTTAGTATCAATTAGGACAATTTAATTTAATTTTATGTCCTTATTTCTTGAAAAAGGTATTTTACCCTTATCGCAATAAGCTATTCATAATAAGAGATATTAAGCCTATGTCAGCGTCAATCCCTAGAAGTAAAGTAAATGACCATACGCCAGAGATGGCACAAGCCAGAAGGCAGTTTGTTGAACAGCAAACCAATACCTGTTTAAGTCATGTCGGTCGTTATTCATTGCCTGCAGAAGAGACGATGGGAAATATCGAGCACTTTACTGGCGCCGCACAAGTGCCGCTCGGGCTTACAGGGCCTATCTTGATTGATGGCGAACATGCAAAGGGTGAGTTTTATGTCCCGATGGCGACCACAGAGGGTACTTTGGTCGCTAGTTATAATCGTGGTATGCGACTGTTGCGAGAGTCGGGTGGCGTAAAAGTGAGTGTGGTTGATGATGCGATGCAGCGTGCCCCGGTATTTGCCTTTAACGATGCCCGTGAAGCACGAGAGTTTGGTGTGTGGGTTCAAGATAACTTTTCCGAAATTAAAAAAATTGCAGAAGGTTCGACCCGCTCAGGTAAGCTCCGCAATATTGAACAATACGCCGCAGCGCGCATGTTGTATTTACGCTTTAACTTTACCACTGGCGACGCAGCAGGACAGAACATGGTCAGCAAAGCGACTTATATCGCTTGCGAGTGGATAAAAGAGAATTATCCTCAAGCGCTTAAATACACCTTATCAGGAGCAATGGATACAGATAAAAAACATTCCCAATTAAATACCCTGCATACAAGAGGTAAGCGTGTCATAGCAGAGGCGACGATACCGGGTGATTTACTTAAGTCATTAATGGGCGTGTCTCCTGATGCCCTGTTAAAAATGCGGGCGATTAGTCAGGTTGGAAATTTCATGGCTGGCTCAATTAATACGGGAGCACATTCTGCAAATGGTATTACCGCTATCTTTATCGCGACCGGGCAAGACGTAGCGAATGTTGCTGAATCATCAGCAGCAGTCACCTATGCGGATATCGATGATCATGGGAATTACTATATTGCGATTACGATTCCCTCGCTGATTGTTGCAAGTTATGGTGGCGGAACCGCCTTGGCGACCCAAAGAGAATGTTTGGAAATGTTAGGTTGCTACGGAAAGGGTAAGGTTTATAAATTGGCTGAAATTATAGGTGCCACTGTATTGGCTGGGGAATTATCGCTTAGCTCTGCTATTTTGGCGGGTGACTGGGTCGATAGTCATGAGAAACACGGTCGTAATCGATAATAAGATTTTGAAGTTAACAGATCTTATATCTGTCAGCGGAAAGAATTTAGGTAGCGAGAAAAAATGGAAAACAACAATAGTAAGCAGATGAATGAATCATCAAAATGTCCGCCCAAGCAACAATTTATCCAGGCAAAAGGTTTGGAATTTTGTGTTGAAGAACGGGGCGACCCTGATGGTGAGGCGATCATTTTTATCATGGGCTTGGCCTGTCAAATGACGCACTGGCCTGAAGCTTTGTTAAACGGCCTTGTTGAGCAAGGTTACCGAGTGATTCGTTTTGATAATCGGGATATCGGTTTATCAGAAAAGATAAAATCTACTCATATCGTTGATACGCGGCGTGCTTATATTAGTTATAAGCTGGGATTTCACCCGGCGGCAAATTACACCTTGCACAATATGGCGAATGATACTGCCAATATTCTTCAGGCATTGTCGATCGAATCAGCGCACATAGTGGGCGCTTCCATGGGCGGAATGATTGGTCAGCTTCTGGCGGCGCATCATCCTGACATGGTTAAATCGCTGACCACGATTATGTCCTCAACCAATTCACCCAGACTCCCTTTCCCTGAGTTGAACTTGATGATTAAACTTAGTGCCGTTGGCCGGGGGCGTAATGATAAAGCATCGGTATTGAAACGCTGGAAAGGTTTCTGGAAGTCGGTTCAAAGCCCTGATTACCCAACACCGACCAAAGATATTATGGCGCTTATAGAAGCGAATTATGAACGTAATTACTCACCCGGTGGCACGATAAGGCAAATCCAGGCGATGCTGGCGACGGGCAGCCTGGAAAAGTATATCGGTGACATTGCAGCACCTACCTTAGTCATTCATGGCAGTCGCGATCCTTTGTTGAAGCCTGCGTGTGGTAAGGCGATTTCCCGCCATGTAAAAAACGCCAGGTTTGAATTGATTAAAGGTATGGGGCATGACCTGCCTAAACAGTTGATTCCTGAATTTATCAATTTGATTGACGGGCATATAAAACAATGCGCGCCGTAAAGACTATACAATGGCAGAAGCCTGGGCCTTATCTTATAGAAATCCTTGTAGAGCCTGCACACACTGACCGCCTGGGGCATACCAATAATGTACGTTATCTGGAATGGATGGAGAAAATCGCCTGGGAACATATTGAACAATTGGGTTATGGCTGGGAAGCGATGAGTGAATCAGGCTATGCCTTGGCCATTACTCATACAGAGCTTGATTACCTGCATGCTTCTTACGCTGGCGATACGCTAGTTTTGGGTACCTGGATATCCTTTACTGATCAGCGATTCAAGTGTGGCAGAGATTTCCAGTTAATTCGATATGACGACCAGAAAACGATATTAAACGCCAGCATGGAGTTTGCCTGTATTAGTCTGAAAACGGGAAGGCCTGCGAAAATGCCTGAGGCAATGCTAAA
This genomic window from Alkalimarinus sediminis contains:
- a CDS encoding patatin-like phospholipase family protein, which gives rise to MSQTKTALIVEGGAMRGAFSTGVLDGFLAEEFRPFDLYIGVSAGAANLAAFLAGMPERNLKIYTDYALRPDFINLWRFLKGGHLIDLDWLWDITIKEIRLNIPRIQETTGEFIVVATDIHQGRPVYFSGKTPNIENILLASSALPLIFRRFPIVDGLELSDGGLADPLPIREAIQRGAKKIMVIRSRSMSYSKKISLGDLYLGLKYAQLSSLFQSRVQNYNEALSMIRNPPEDIDIVEVCPPPELKTSRLTRKKEPILNSYESGVRLSKTAIEHWLAKDTI
- a CDS encoding 3-hydroxyacyl-CoA dehydrogenase, which produces MMNNHFEERAAQYLISAKQAAESIPGLDPTTPVRDIQTVGIIGAGTMGAGIAMNFANAGFQVILLELKQEALDRGLENIRKNYGYTLKKGKLTQEQIDNNLSYIQGSLSYSDLREADLVIEAVFENIEIKKSVFKQLDETCQPGAILATNTSYLDVNEIAAVTKRPKDVIGLHFFSPANIMRLLEIVRADATADDVLLSTLKIAHTIKKVPVISGVCWGFIGNRMFEPYGREASRLVLEGASPAQVDKALTDFGFAMGFCSVIDLAGIDVGFFAREGIRAQLEHDPSYQIICDKLYQLERYGQKTGRGFYIYEGRDRIDDPEVLALAKETAEALNITQRKISDEEIVERCLFSMINEAIKILNEGIAYRASDIDLVFVNGYGFPASKGGPMFYAKELGLAHILERIKYYQSVLGEHGQKWFEPADNFLSCQL
- a CDS encoding aldehyde dehydrogenase family protein gives rise to the protein MLNKAYPYYLANEAIFANEDLKVLDKYSGETATCVAMADNQTIDQAIAAAQAASEPMRNMAAFERQAVLEHCVKRFTERFDELAYALCVEAGKPINDAKGEVTRLIDTFKIAAEEATRIGGEVIPMDISARAKGYSGMTKRVPIGPCSFISPFNFPLNLVAHKVAPAIAAGCPFILKPASLTPIGALIIGEILAETNLPKGAFSILPCRRDGADLFTEDERLKLLSFTGSPDVGWALKAKAGKKPVVLELGGNAACVVDHDAELDDAITRIVFGAFYQSGQSCIGVQRIYVHESVYDTFKEKIIEATTALKMGDPKDPQTFIGPMISENEATRLDLWIQEALHAGARLLCGGERSGSMLQATLLENVSAGQAIRDEEAFGPVAILDSFSDFNAVLEEINDSKFGLQAGIFTRDLYKAQKAWETLEVGGVVIGDVPSWRVDHMPYGGVKDSGLGREGIKYAIEDMTELRLMVIRTTEKDA
- a CDS encoding acyl-CoA thioesterase; translated protein: MKKQIDSREAYKVFNTITTRWSDNDAYGHVNNVTYYSYFDTAANCYLIEEGGLDIVNSPAIGYVVSSACEYHSAVAYPDKIEAGLRVDRLGNSSVQYGIAIFKEGEQLAAAQGHFVHVFVDRVTQKPVPIPESIRTALEKILC
- a CDS encoding iron-containing alcohol dehydrogenase; translated protein: MLIVEAHMQAFTFSTAQHIICESGAASRLAKICQEQGFESVMLVSDPSIVKLGLLQEATQSIVQAKLPVEIFSEVEADPSEAVVLKALALAKEVKPDVIIGFGGGSSMDVAKIVALLAHPDSEQTLADIYGVGNAKGKRLPLIQIPTTAGTGSEVTQVSIVTTGETTKMGAVTPLFLPDIAILDASLTTGLPPHVTAATGIDAMVHAIEAYTSAHKKNPMSDLMAKEALHLLAANIKTATHQGSDIKAREKMLLGAMMAGQAFANSPVAAVHALAYPLGGHFHIPHGLSNSLVLPHVMRFNLNDAAAFYAELAPCIFPEQSFSGSDTHISEQLISGIEAMIKDLGLTSTLKEMNIPESFLPKLAEDAMLQTRLLVNNPREVIEQDALAIYQAAYA
- a CDS encoding acyl-CoA dehydrogenase C-terminal domain-containing protein, giving the protein MTDYKAPLRDMQFVLSEVIQLEDHYRNLGLDIDNDFINAVMSAGADFAQRELAPFNRQGDELGAIFKDGQVTTPDGFKQAYENYCDNGWASFTAPEEFSGQNLPNSLATPFHEMCMSANLSWRTYPGLTEGNTLAIYKHGNEELKNTYLEKMVNGTWAGTMCLTEPHAGTDLGLLRTKAIPNSDGSYKVSGTKIFITAGEHDLTENIVHLVLARLPDAPSGSKGISLFVVPKYIPDADGNPGERNAVSCGSIEHKMGIKASATAVLNFDEAKGWLVGEAHNGLACMFTMMNDARFQVGLQGLGLAEMAFQGGLEYAQERLQSRSLTGSKYPDKPADPIIVHPDVRRMLLTQKALTEGCRMMSYYVATLLDLERFESAPEKHKENGQLLAFFIPIVKSFLTDVSQEVSSLGVQIYGGHGFIREWGMEQLMRDSRILMIYEGTNGIQALDFIGRKNLHNKGRTLNKLVEKIRSFCRTQESKLNHLIMPLQEILSEWQSIFKHAQTKAHENPEEIGAMSVDFLQYSAYVCLGYFWLQMAAKAQEQIDAGSSDVDFYLSKITTAEFYFSRILPRTQTHKAGLLSGADNLMKLDSEHFSF
- a CDS encoding LysR family transcriptional regulator, yielding MNIANFDLNLLRAFDVLMRERNVSLAAERMNLSQPAMSNTLNRLRQLLDDPVLVRTRKGMQPTPRAMSLEQPVRSALQIIEQSLSTQPEFKPETAEQTFHIATTDYVELAFLPKLLKHINEVAPSVRLEIHALGPDMPEAELEGGLYDFAIGRFPSLPARLKSELWLSEQLVCLVRDDHPSLEVNRDNQAFISLECFLRVPQIWVNGGQRVGVVDKWLLDNNLSRNVAHTTPSFLIAPSIVAQTDMLVVTPMAIAEHFAQHLALKILLMPMKLDPFDLQILWHPYQASTPAHEWFLKQLRGLV